The proteins below are encoded in one region of Triticum aestivum cultivar Chinese Spring chromosome 1B, IWGSC CS RefSeq v2.1, whole genome shotgun sequence:
- the LOC123130362 gene encoding lichenase-2 isoform X2, which yields MSANNLPAASTVVSMFKSNGINSMRLYAPDQAALQAVGGTGVNVVVGAPNDVLSNLAASPAAAASWVRSNIQAYPKVSFRYVCVGNEVAGGATQNLVPAMKNVQGALASAGLGHIKVTTSVSQAILGVYSPPSAGSFTGEADAFMGPVVQFLARTGAPLMANIYPYLAWAYNPSAMDMSYALFTASGTVVQDGSYGYQNLFDTTVDAFYTAMAKHGGSNVKLVVSESGWPSGGGTAATPANARIYNQYLINHVGRGTPRHPGAIETYVFSMFNENQKDSGVEQNWGLFYPNMQHVYPISF from the coding sequence ATGAGCGCCAACAACCTGCCGGCGGCGAGCACCGTCGTGAGCATGTTCAAGTCCAACGGTATCAACTCCATGCGGCTATATGCCCCCGACCAGGCGGCGCTGCAGGCCGTTGGCGGTACGGGCGTCAACGTCGTCGTCGGGGCGCCTAACGACGTGCTCTCCAACCTCGCCGCCAGCCCGGCGGCGGCCGCCTCGTGGGTCAGGAGCAACATCCAGGCCTACCCGAAGGTTTCCTTTCGGTACGTCTGCGTCGGCAACGAGGTCGCCGGCGGTGCCACCCAGAACCTCGTCCCGGCCATGAAAAACGTGCAGGGCgcgctcgcctccgctgggctgggcCACATCAAGGTCACCACGTCGGTGTCGCAGGCCATCCTCGGCGTGTACAGCCCGCCCTCCGCCGGGTCCTTCACCGGGGAGGCGGACGCGTTCATGGGCCCCGTGGTGCAGTTCCTTGCCCGCACCGGCGCGCCGCTCATGGCCAACATCTACCCGTACCTGGCCTGGGCCTACAACCCGAGCGCCATGGACATGAGCTACGCGCTCTTCACCGCGTCCGGCACCGTGGTCCAGGACGGCTCCTACGGGTACCAGAACCTGTTCGACACCACCGTGGACGCCTTCTACACGGCCATGGCCAAGCACGGCGGCTCCAACGTGAAGCTCGTGGTGTCGGAGAGCGGGTGGCCCTcaggcggcggcacggcggcgaCTCCGGCCAACGCCCGGATCTACAACCAGTACCTCATCAACCACGTCGGGCGCGGCACCCCCCGCCACCCGGGCGCCATCGAGACCTACGTCTTCTCCATGTTCAACGAGAACCAGAAGGACAGCGGCGTGGAGCAGAACTGGGGACTCTTCTACCCCAACATGCAGCACGTCTACCCCATCAGCTTCTGA
- the LOC123130362 gene encoding lichenase-2 isoform X1 — MASQGVASMFALALLLGAFASIPQSVESIGVCYGMSANNLPAASTVVSMFKSNGINSMRLYAPDQAALQAVGGTGVNVVVGAPNDVLSNLAASPAAAASWVRSNIQAYPKVSFRYVCVGNEVAGGATQNLVPAMKNVQGALASAGLGHIKVTTSVSQAILGVYSPPSAGSFTGEADAFMGPVVQFLARTGAPLMANIYPYLAWAYNPSAMDMSYALFTASGTVVQDGSYGYQNLFDTTVDAFYTAMAKHGGSNVKLVVSESGWPSGGGTAATPANARIYNQYLINHVGRGTPRHPGAIETYVFSMFNENQKDSGVEQNWGLFYPNMQHVYPISF; from the exons ATGGCGAGCCAAGGTGTTGCCTCCATGTTCGCTCTGGCATTGCTCCTCGGAGCCTTCGCCTCCATCCCACAAA GCGTCGAGTCCATCGGGGTGTGCTACGGCATGAGCGCCAACAACCTGCCGGCGGCGAGCACCGTCGTGAGCATGTTCAAGTCCAACGGTATCAACTCCATGCGGCTATATGCCCCCGACCAGGCGGCGCTGCAGGCCGTTGGCGGTACGGGCGTCAACGTCGTCGTCGGGGCGCCTAACGACGTGCTCTCCAACCTCGCCGCCAGCCCGGCGGCGGCCGCCTCGTGGGTCAGGAGCAACATCCAGGCCTACCCGAAGGTTTCCTTTCGGTACGTCTGCGTCGGCAACGAGGTCGCCGGCGGTGCCACCCAGAACCTCGTCCCGGCCATGAAAAACGTGCAGGGCgcgctcgcctccgctgggctgggcCACATCAAGGTCACCACGTCGGTGTCGCAGGCCATCCTCGGCGTGTACAGCCCGCCCTCCGCCGGGTCCTTCACCGGGGAGGCGGACGCGTTCATGGGCCCCGTGGTGCAGTTCCTTGCCCGCACCGGCGCGCCGCTCATGGCCAACATCTACCCGTACCTGGCCTGGGCCTACAACCCGAGCGCCATGGACATGAGCTACGCGCTCTTCACCGCGTCCGGCACCGTGGTCCAGGACGGCTCCTACGGGTACCAGAACCTGTTCGACACCACCGTGGACGCCTTCTACACGGCCATGGCCAAGCACGGCGGCTCCAACGTGAAGCTCGTGGTGTCGGAGAGCGGGTGGCCCTcaggcggcggcacggcggcgaCTCCGGCCAACGCCCGGATCTACAACCAGTACCTCATCAACCACGTCGGGCGCGGCACCCCCCGCCACCCGGGCGCCATCGAGACCTACGTCTTCTCCATGTTCAACGAGAACCAGAAGGACAGCGGCGTGGAGCAGAACTGGGGACTCTTCTACCCCAACATGCAGCACGTCTACCCCATCAGCTTCTGA